One region of Planctomycetota bacterium genomic DNA includes:
- the secG gene encoding preprotein translocase subunit SecG gives MPILTLGWSWWAFAVLAIVFLIICVMLVLTVLIQKPQGGGLASAFGGGGAGSGQTAFGAKTGDALTVFTLIMFIAYIVFAVTLNFASKGLIQAQRPQETTSEAGSADGAAAPATGEAPATGGTPATTPPPAGDAPPPATGDTPPAAPATGEAPAPTPTPPSPTPQTPPGR, from the coding sequence ATGCCGATCCTCACCCTGGGCTGGTCGTGGTGGGCGTTCGCGGTCCTCGCGATCGTCTTCCTCATCATTTGCGTCATGCTCGTCCTCACGGTGCTCATCCAGAAGCCCCAGGGAGGCGGGCTCGCCAGCGCCTTCGGCGGCGGGGGCGCCGGCTCCGGGCAGACCGCCTTCGGCGCCAAGACCGGCGACGCGCTCACCGTCTTCACGCTCATCATGTTCATCGCGTACATCGTCTTCGCGGTCACGCTGAACTTCGCCTCCAAGGGGCTCATCCAGGCCCAGCGCCCGCAGGAGACAACGTCCGAGGCGGGCTCCGCCGACGGCGCCGCGGCGCCCGCCACGGGCGAAGCCCCCGCCACCGGCGGCACGCCGGCGACCACCCCGCCCCCGGCGGGCGATGCGCCGCCGCCCGCCACGGGGGACACGCCCCCCGCGGCCCCCGCCACCGGCGAGGCTCCCGCGCCGACCCCGACACCACCTTCACCCACGCCGCAGACGCCCCCCGGGCGTTGA